In the Desulfurellaceae bacterium genome, CACGACCTCGGCTTTGTTGACGGCCAGAAGATACGCCTACCGCCACCGGCTTTCACCGGTCTGGTGCTGGCGCGCAAGCCGGGCTAGGGCTGGAGCACACGTATGACGCATATCGACGCCGCGACATGGCAGGCCGTGTGTCAGCACGCCCAGGACACGTTCCCCGACGAATGCTGTGGGGCCATCCTGAGCCGGGATGGCAGGGCCGAAGTACGACGCATTGACAATATCCAGAACACCATGCACGCCAAGGACCCGGAGACCTATCCGCGCGACGCCAGTACGGCGTATTTCATGCAACCCACACAGTTGCTGGCCGTCATTCAGGACGCCGACAGCGGTGCGGCCGAGCTGACCGCCTTTTACCACTCGCATCCGAACCACGAGGCGTATTTCTCAGCCGAGGACAAACGCCAGGCCATGTTTGGCGATGAGCCGTCCTACCCGGAGGCGGTCTATCTGGTGGTCTCGATCTATGACCGTCAGGTGCGCCGGATCAAGGCTTTTCAGTGGAACGAGGGGCAAAAAGACTTTGTCGAGACCGAACTGAGCGCCGAGACAGGCTGACCGCCGGTCTCTTTCCGGTGAGGAAGTCACCATCGTTCACCTTGGTGTCAAACGGGTGTCAAACGGCTTGCACAAGCCAGACCGGTAGGATAGGAGCGAGGCGTGGACGCGATACAAGAGTGGACGAAGATGACCAGCAGACCAGGAAGAGATCATCGTCCGCTTCCAGGGGAGGGAGAATGAACAAGGCGATACGCGTAGTCGGCTGTCTGGTCGGAATGTTCGTGTTGGGCGTGAGTGCCGCCCAGGCTCAGGGGCCTGCCGCAGGCTCGTGGAATGTCGGCCTGCGCTCAGGCTACTCTATCAGCGAGCGGAATATCGACAGCGTGCCGATCAACTTCCATATCGGCTACATCCTGTTTAAGGGCAAGCCGTGGATCTTGCCCGCGGGAGCGTTTGAGATTGCGACCGAGCCCTTCTTGTCTGCGGTGACGCGCCACTCAAACCAGAGAGAGGGGAGTAGCATCCTGAGGAATGGAGGGACCGAGCCGGTCAAGCTCGGCAGAAAGCGCGACGCCTCGATTGAGGCCGGCCTCATGCTGCCGGTCCTGAGCTACCATTTTGACCTGGGCTCTCGGCTGTCCCCGTATATCGAGGGCGGCTTGGGCATCTTGTATCACGACTATCGGGGCTACGACCTGGGCGGAGGCTTCACTTTCACCGAGATGGCCGGCGCCGGCCTGTCGTATTTTCTGCACGATAACGTCTCCCTCAGCCTGGGGTATCGGTTCCGCCATACCTCAAACGCCAGCCTGTATGACGAAAATGACGGCCTGAACTCGCATTCCCTGTTGGCCGGCGTGTCGTTTTTCCTGCCCTAGAGATCAGACATGGCGGACGACGAAAAGAAAGCGGCCGAGCCTGCCGGCGGAGACGAGCGCCGGAAAAAACGCTCCCGCAGCCGGTCCAGAAACCGGAGCCGCAACCGTTCTCAGGCTGGGACGCCGCGCGCTCAGGAGGGGCGGGCTGCCAAGCCGGACAGTCCTCCCGCGCGGACCGACCGGGGGCGAGCCAAAGCGCCGCGCGGACCGGCCAGACCGGCGGCCAAGCCGCAGACCGCTTCCCCGACCAACCGTCGTTCTCCAGCAGCCCGCACCAGACCGCCAGCCAAGGCGAGCACACGTCCCGCCCGTGCCGAGCCCCAACTTGAGGAGTGGCG is a window encoding:
- a CDS encoding M67 family metallopeptidase, which translates into the protein MTHIDAATWQAVCQHAQDTFPDECCGAILSRDGRAEVRRIDNIQNTMHAKDPETYPRDASTAYFMQPTQLLAVIQDADSGAAELTAFYHSHPNHEAYFSAEDKRQAMFGDEPSYPEAVYLVVSIYDRQVRRIKAFQWNEGQKDFVETELSAETG
- a CDS encoding acyloxyacyl hydrolase, producing MNKAIRVVGCLVGMFVLGVSAAQAQGPAAGSWNVGLRSGYSISERNIDSVPINFHIGYILFKGKPWILPAGAFEIATEPFLSAVTRHSNQREGSSILRNGGTEPVKLGRKRDASIEAGLMLPVLSYHFDLGSRLSPYIEGGLGILYHDYRGYDLGGGFTFTEMAGAGLSYFLHDNVSLSLGYRFRHTSNASLYDENDGLNSHSLLAGVSFFLP